Genomic window (Streptomyces liliiviolaceus):
CAGCCGCAGCGCGTGCGCGAACCCCGAACAGATCACGATCCGCCCCGGCTCGGTACGGACCCCACGCGCGCGTGCCAGATACTCCGCGAGCGCCTCCCGCAGCTCGGGCCGCCCCGCGGGATCACCGGGCCCGAACGCCTCCGTGGGAGCCCGCTGAAGAGCCCGCCGGTACGAGGCGAGCCAGGCGGTGCGCGGGAACGCCGACGCGTCCGGGGTGCCCTGCCGCAGGTCGTGCCGCGGCCCACGCGCGCGTGGAGGGGCTTTTCTCGGTACGCGCCCCTTGGCGCCCGGCGGTTCGGCCCGCTCGGCGACCCTGGTCCCCGAACCCTGGCGCGCCGTGAGCCAGCCCTCCGCGACCAGCTCGGCGTAGGCGTCGGCCACCGTGTTGCGTACGACTCCGAGGTCGGCGGCGAGCGAACGGTACGGCGGGAGACGGGTGCCCGGAGCGAGCCGCCCGCTGCGGATCGCCTCGCGCAGCGCATGGATCAGGGCGGCACGGCGACCACCCGGACCGGACAGTTCCAGATGCAGATCGACGCCGATGCGCTCCGCCGAATTGACCCATGAATCTGTCATGGAAATGCACCCTACTGTGGGTCGCTGACACTCATAGATTCATCTGCATGACGACGAACACGATGGCCCCGATCGACGCGAGCACCTCCGGGGTGGCCGAAAATGTCCGCCTCGACTTCGCGAAGTCCGCTCCCAAGGTCTTCCGCGCCCTCATCGGCTTCGACGCCGCGGCCCGTGAAGGGCTGGACCCCGCCCTCGTCGAGCTGATCCAGATACGCGCCTCGCATCTCAACCACTGCGCGTACTGCCTCCACATGCACACCAACGACGCCCGCAAGGCAGGCGAGAGCGAGGACCGGCTGCACATGGTCGCGGTGTGGCGCGAGGTCCCGCACTTCTTCTCCGCGCGGGAACGGGCGGCCCTCGCACTGACGGAGGCGGTCACCCTGGTCGCGGCCGACGGCGTACCGGACGACGTCTACGCCGAGGCCGCCAAGCACTTCGACGACCGGGAACTGGCCCAGGTCCTGGCCCTGACCTTCGCGATCAACACCTGGAACCGCGTCGCCCTGTCGACGGCGAAGAGGGCGGGCACGGACCAGCGCTGAGCGTTGTCGGGGGAGAGGGGCGGGGCGGGGCTCGGTGGGCGTTGACGAGGGCTGGGGCTAGGCCGTCATGGGCCGGTCGTGCGGCCCGATGGGTGCGGGCAGCCGCGAGTCGCCCGTCAGCCGGCGGTCCACCGCTGCCGCCACCGCCCGGCCCTCGGCGATCGCCCACACGATGAGCGACTGGCCGCGCGCCGCGTCCCCGGCGGCGTACACCCCCGGCACATTGGTCGCGAAGTCCGCGTCCCGGGTGATCGTGCCACGCGGGCCGAGGTCGAGGCCGAGCTGGTCGACGAGGCCGTCGGTGCGGTCTGGGCCCGAGAACCCGAGGGCCAGCAGTACGAGGTCGGCGGGGAGCACCCGCTCGCTGCCGGGACGC
Coding sequences:
- a CDS encoding carboxymuconolactone decarboxylase family protein, whose translation is MTTNTMAPIDASTSGVAENVRLDFAKSAPKVFRALIGFDAAAREGLDPALVELIQIRASHLNHCAYCLHMHTNDARKAGESEDRLHMVAVWREVPHFFSARERAALALTEAVTLVAADGVPDDVYAEAAKHFDDRELAQVLALTFAINTWNRVALSTAKRAGTDQR